One genomic window of Halobellus limi includes the following:
- a CDS encoding DUF7284 family protein, giving the protein MNVAIDAVVFLLLVSAAVVGLVTVEQSPPATAGEADAVADALATTTAQVDYSLAPGVRGMAANETTSDAPDIALDSPELDRTAHGSLAGLLARAATTTSGIDSAATVDANATAGPAAVPPLTRTRASFRNGVEDAVRARTGSSVRVDATWQPYPGAPVGGAVGVGPEPPADGVHAATLVVPTGVDSIPASAARDFDSLGAAVAERTVAVLVPAGPARITLRGDDPAAALVRHRYARLETETNASLAEPLATEDTEAANERIAAALAPRFTEDLRARYDAPAAAAEAVSVSSVRIVVRTWSPSPAGPQSPTSEAR; this is encoded by the coding sequence ATGAACGTCGCCATCGACGCGGTCGTCTTCTTACTCCTCGTCTCGGCGGCCGTCGTCGGTCTCGTCACGGTCGAGCAGTCCCCGCCCGCGACGGCCGGCGAGGCCGACGCGGTCGCGGACGCCCTCGCGACGACGACGGCGCAGGTCGACTACTCGCTCGCCCCCGGCGTGCGCGGGATGGCCGCGAACGAGACGACCTCCGACGCTCCCGATATCGCACTCGACTCGCCGGAACTGGACCGGACGGCCCACGGCAGCCTCGCCGGATTGCTCGCCCGCGCGGCGACGACGACGAGCGGGATCGACTCGGCGGCGACGGTCGACGCGAACGCGACGGCCGGTCCCGCCGCCGTCCCGCCGCTCACGCGCACCCGCGCGTCGTTCCGAAACGGCGTCGAGGACGCGGTTCGGGCACGAACCGGCTCGTCCGTTCGCGTGGACGCCACCTGGCAGCCCTACCCCGGCGCACCCGTCGGCGGCGCGGTCGGCGTCGGTCCGGAGCCGCCGGCCGACGGCGTTCACGCCGCGACGCTCGTCGTCCCCACGGGCGTCGACTCGATTCCCGCGTCGGCGGCGAGAGACTTCGATTCCCTGGGTGCGGCCGTCGCCGAGCGGACCGTTGCCGTGCTCGTCCCCGCGGGCCCCGCTCGCATCACGCTCCGCGGCGACGACCCGGCCGCCGCGCTGGTCCGTCACCGATACGCCCGCCTCGAAACGGAGACCAACGCGTCCCTCGCGGAGCCGCTCGCCACCGAGGACACCGAGGCGGCGAACGAGCGGATCGCGGCCGCGCTCGCCCCGCGATTCACCGAGGATCTGCGCGCCCGGTACGACGCCCCGGCGGCCGCCGCCGAGGCCGTCTCGGTTTCGTCCGTCAGAATCGTCGTCCGGACGTGGTCGCCGTCTCCGGCGGGACCGCAGTCTCCGACGTCGGAGGCTCGATAA
- a CDS encoding type II secretion system F family protein — MTSSTATRLRRTARSLARWYPNDVESTAELHRSLAFLDSDLRADTVVRAGYVAAVPVAVLALCALLVGLPGLPVAASMPAAAGIGLGATHVIHRLPVAAATLRRTRALGDAPGLVARAALRLRLEATPERAAAFAARTGTGPLARSLGAHAERTRSGPTAGLDAFAAEWRPWFPALERSVALLSAAVEAPPDERDAALDRALETVLDGARTEMAEFAGDVRGPASGIYAFGVLLPLALVGVLPAARAGGVTVPASAFVVLYDVLLPAGLIGAGAWLLLRRPIALAPPRVTAAHPDVPSGPTRALAAGVVGAVCGFAVGSAVAAWAAPVGAVGAGTGAALTVHFRPMAAVRRGVDEAERGLADATAVVGRRVGAGESVESAIGSAATATTGRTSELFESASGVQRRLRVGVYRAFLGEYGALRHLPSRRGRATASLLAVAAEEGRPAGDTLTRLADHLTELRRVEDEARRELAAITGTLSHTAALFGPLVGGATVAMATQMAASGATAAESASLAGSAAPGAATLSPSTLGTAVGVYVLALAAVLTAVATGLDRGLDRTLVGYRIGLALLAATATYLVAFLGASMLF, encoded by the coding sequence ATGACCTCGTCGACGGCGACTCGACTCCGCCGAACCGCGCGGTCGCTGGCCCGCTGGTACCCGAACGACGTCGAGTCGACGGCCGAACTCCACCGCTCGCTGGCGTTTCTCGACAGCGACCTCCGGGCCGACACCGTCGTCCGCGCGGGTTACGTCGCCGCCGTCCCCGTCGCGGTCCTGGCCCTCTGTGCCCTCCTCGTCGGTCTTCCGGGGCTCCCCGTCGCGGCGTCGATGCCGGCGGCCGCCGGCATCGGCCTCGGGGCGACGCACGTGATTCACCGCCTCCCCGTCGCCGCCGCGACGCTTCGCCGGACCCGCGCGCTGGGGGACGCGCCCGGCCTCGTCGCCCGCGCGGCGCTGCGTCTCCGCCTCGAAGCGACTCCCGAGCGCGCCGCGGCGTTCGCCGCACGGACGGGGACGGGACCGCTCGCTCGAAGCCTCGGCGCGCACGCCGAACGGACCCGGTCGGGACCGACCGCCGGCCTCGACGCCTTCGCCGCGGAGTGGCGGCCCTGGTTCCCCGCGCTCGAACGGTCCGTCGCGCTCCTGTCGGCCGCCGTCGAGGCACCGCCGGACGAGCGCGACGCGGCGCTCGACCGCGCGCTGGAAACGGTTCTCGACGGCGCGCGCACCGAGATGGCCGAGTTCGCGGGCGACGTTCGCGGCCCGGCGAGCGGCATCTACGCGTTCGGCGTCCTCCTCCCGCTGGCGCTCGTCGGCGTGTTGCCCGCCGCGCGCGCCGGCGGCGTAACCGTTCCCGCGTCCGCCTTCGTCGTCCTCTACGACGTCCTGCTCCCGGCCGGCCTGATCGGTGCCGGCGCGTGGCTCCTCCTCAGACGCCCCATCGCGCTCGCGCCACCCCGCGTGACGGCCGCCCACCCCGACGTCCCGTCCGGCCCGACGCGGGCGCTCGCGGCGGGCGTGGTGGGAGCCGTCTGCGGATTCGCGGTCGGATCGGCCGTCGCCGCCTGGGCGGCCCCCGTCGGTGCCGTCGGCGCGGGGACCGGCGCGGCGCTTACGGTCCACTTCCGCCCGATGGCCGCGGTCCGACGGGGGGTCGACGAGGCGGAGCGCGGACTCGCGGACGCGACGGCGGTCGTCGGGCGCCGCGTCGGCGCCGGCGAGTCGGTCGAGTCGGCGATCGGATCGGCCGCGACAGCGACGACCGGGCGAACCAGCGAGCTGTTCGAGTCGGCCTCGGGCGTCCAGCGTCGACTCCGCGTCGGCGTGTACCGCGCCTTCCTCGGCGAGTACGGCGCGCTCAGACACCTCCCGAGCCGCCGGGGTCGCGCCACCGCGTCGCTGCTCGCGGTCGCCGCCGAGGAGGGTCGGCCGGCCGGCGACACGCTCACGCGTCTGGCGGATCACCTCACCGAACTCCGACGCGTCGAGGACGAGGCGCGACGCGAACTCGCGGCGATCACGGGGACGCTGAGCCACACGGCGGCGCTCTTCGGCCCGCTCGTCGGCGGCGCGACCGTCGCGATGGCCACCCAGATGGCCGCGTCGGGGGCGACGGCGGCCGAGAGCGCCTCCCTCGCGGGATCGGCCGCCCCGGGGGCGGCGACGCTCTCCCCGTCGACGCTCGGGACGGCCGTCGGGGTGTACGTCCTCGCGCTCGCGGCCGTCCTCACGGCGGTGGCGACGGGGCTGGACCGCGGTCTCGATCGGACGCTCGTCGGCTACCGGATCGGCCTGGCACTCCTCGCGGCGACGGCGACGTATCTCGTCGCGTTCCTGGGCGCGTCGATGCTGTTCTGA
- a CDS encoding DUF7283 family protein: MFELTVDAWYGWIGLSLAGVALVGAAAGLPTAPPPDAGAAGATVDRVAAAEYAATGEHPLDADEIRLGTRRIGLRSDSGTAHATLSFGPVTPVPTEGSPLRDVLYGTPPERAFDSPEAFRQAVVDARADASDAPWRTVDRTLIVRRLSWEGVNVVLVDA, encoded by the coding sequence ATGTTCGAACTCACGGTGGACGCGTGGTACGGCTGGATCGGACTGTCGCTCGCGGGCGTCGCGCTCGTCGGCGCGGCGGCCGGGCTTCCGACGGCACCGCCGCCGGACGCGGGGGCCGCCGGGGCGACGGTCGATCGGGTCGCCGCCGCGGAGTACGCGGCCACCGGCGAACACCCGCTCGACGCCGACGAGATCAGACTCGGGACGCGCCGGATCGGGCTCCGGTCCGACTCGGGAACGGCGCACGCGACGCTGTCGTTCGGGCCGGTCACGCCCGTTCCGACCGAGGGATCGCCGTTGCGCGACGTCCTCTACGGGACGCCCCCCGAACGAGCCTTCGACTCGCCGGAGGCGTTCAGGCAGGCCGTCGTCGACGCCCGGGCGGACGCGAGCGACGCCCCCTGGCGCACCGTGGACCGCACGCTGATCGTCCGCCGCCTCTCCTGGGAGGGAGTGAATGTCGTCCTCGTCGACGCGTGA
- a CDS encoding DUF7285 family protein, whose protein sequence is MSSSSTRESAGRRAVARCRIDDGTSRAQTTPVVALIALFAVCTGLSLYATTLGAVTPDETENALAEPTLERVYDDVSEGGVVSPVGLPSAGPAVPDGYRVAVAVTTPTGTWTNRRHPPASSGVPVNHAERPVSVATGDGDVVWGTLDVWVWR, encoded by the coding sequence ATGTCGTCCTCGTCGACGCGTGAGTCCGCCGGGCGGCGCGCCGTCGCTCGCTGCCGGATCGACGACGGTACCTCACGGGCGCAGACGACTCCCGTCGTCGCCCTGATCGCGCTCTTTGCCGTCTGTACCGGCCTCTCGCTGTACGCCACGACCCTGGGCGCCGTGACGCCAGACGAGACGGAGAACGCGCTGGCCGAGCCGACGCTCGAACGGGTGTACGACGACGTCAGCGAGGGCGGCGTGGTCTCGCCCGTCGGCCTGCCGAGCGCGGGACCGGCTGTCCCCGACGGCTACCGCGTCGCGGTCGCGGTGACGACGCCGACGGGAACGTGGACGAACCGGCGTCACCCGCCGGCGTCTTCGGGCGTCCCCGTCAACCACGCCGAGCGTCCGGTGAGCGTCGCGACGGGAGACGGAGACGTCGTCTGGGGAACGCTCGACGTCTGGGTGTGGCGATGA